A region of Prochlorococcus marinus subsp. pastoris str. CCMP1986 DNA encodes the following proteins:
- a CDS encoding DUF1651 domain-containing protein: MTHREANVWSNFSYGSRTDTPNGCLLNPEGSRLIFFERCKKSPQNNIKIFTHTFYTNHLGEPAGFKSTSKIVVEEAWKEWNDLQKHGWTEVSHNFG, encoded by the coding sequence ATGACGCATAGAGAGGCTAATGTTTGGTCTAATTTTTCGTATGGCAGTCGTACTGATACCCCCAACGGTTGTCTTCTTAATCCCGAGGGGAGCAGATTAATTTTCTTTGAAAGATGCAAAAAATCACCGCAGAACAATATCAAAATCTTTACGCATACATTTTATACCAATCATCTAGGAGAGCCGGCAGGGTTTAAATCTACTAGCAAAATCGTGGTAGAAGAGGCCTGGAAAGAATGGAATGATCTACAAAAACATGGTTGGACAGAAGTATCACACAATTTTGGTTAG